A region of Rhizobium grahamii DNA encodes the following proteins:
- a CDS encoding chemotaxis protein CheW, whose product MSAVAERLDHHWDYADEVEVLTFDMNGETFALEAVIVQEILDLLPETAVPGAQPFVASVINFRGKVIPLADLRLAFGMEATEATIDSRIIVIEIDLEGEATLVGLRTDKVNEVTTLSKTASEPPPSVGMRWRADYINCLVKRGGEFIILPNLREIFSARHEASGSAT is encoded by the coding sequence ATGAGCGCGGTAGCTGAAAGACTGGATCACCATTGGGACTATGCCGACGAAGTCGAGGTCCTGACCTTCGACATGAACGGCGAGACCTTCGCGCTGGAAGCCGTCATCGTCCAGGAAATCCTTGACCTGCTGCCTGAAACGGCGGTCCCCGGTGCACAGCCATTTGTCGCCAGCGTCATCAATTTCCGCGGCAAGGTCATTCCGCTTGCCGATCTGCGGCTTGCCTTCGGCATGGAAGCCACCGAGGCGACCATCGACAGCCGCATCATCGTGATCGAGATCGATCTCGAGGGTGAAGCGACACTCGTTGGACTGCGTACCGACAAGGTCAATGAAGTGACGACGCTCTCCAAGACGGCGAGCGAGCCACCACCAAGCGTCGGCATGCGCTGGCGAGCCGACTACATCAACTGCCTCGTCAAGCGGGGGGGAGAATTCATTATTCTTCCCAATCTGCGCGAGATTTTTTCAGCACGTCACGAAGCGTCGGGTTCCGCCACCTGA